The Caldalkalibacillus thermarum genome includes the window GTTCAGTCTCTTCTTTTTCAATTACCTTCCCGCTCACTGTAATTGTATCTCCGACGAAAACCATTCCCACAAAACGAGTCTGAAATTCTTTTAAATACCCTTGATGCAAATAGGGAGAAAACAGCCTGCCCATTTTAGCCATTGTTAACATGCCATGGGCAATAACCCCTGGCAACCCGGCTTTCTGTGCTTCCTCATCAATAGTATGAATGGGATTGTAGTCACCTGAAGCCCCTGCATATTTTATTAGCTCGAGGCGTGTAACAGGCGGCAGTGTCAGTGGTTCAAGCTCATGGCCAATCTCCCACCGAACCGTCATCTTTGCATCCCCTTTCGCACTGTTTCAGTGATAATAATCGTTTCTCTGGTCATAAAAATCCTTTTTCCTTCAGGATCTTCGCCTACCCGTTCAAACACCAGAAAGGTGAGCAGACCGGAGCCCCCCTTTTTCTCAAACACCTTCTTCAGTTCAGTGTAACAATATACCTCTTCCCCCACCAGCAAAGGACGCTCATAATAGAAACTTTGCTCTCCGTGAATCAGACCACTCTCTGGGAGTGGCAGGTCTTTTATTTTTCCGTACTGAAATGTCCGGGGAAATGTGGGCGGTGCGATTAAACTCCCGTACCGGCTTTGGGCAGCCGTCTCCTCATTTAAATACAGGGGATTTAAATCCCCGATTGCCTCGGCGAATTTTCGTACGGCTCCTCGTTCGACACCATTTTTCACTTTGGGGG containing:
- a CDS encoding MaoC family dehydratase — translated: MTVRWEIGHELEPLTLPPVTRLELIKYAGASGDYNPIHTIDEEAQKAGLPGVIAHGMLTMAKMGRLFSPYLHQGYLKEFQTRFVGMVFVGDTITVSGKVIEKEETEQGDVYTFDVQARNQKGVSVASGQVKFICYRD
- a CDS encoding MaoC family dehydratase N-terminal domain-containing protein, producing MWAEFVGKRSPKVKNGVERGAVRKFAEAIGDLNPLYLNEETAAQSRYGSLIAPPTFPRTFQYGKIKDLPLPESGLIHGEQSFYYERPLLVGEEVYCYTELKKVFEKKGGSGLLTFLVFERVGEDPEGKRIFMTRETIIITETVRKGMQR